In Silene latifolia isolate original U9 population chromosome 3, ASM4854445v1, whole genome shotgun sequence, a single window of DNA contains:
- the LOC141646880 gene encoding uncharacterized protein LOC141646880: protein MAEIVSLETTIIEERVEFMVDPATSEVPQNPTERTGYFLKPSLNLNALPPKLPKIQSFSSSSNPNVLFLCHSTPLKGWITWVEKLRQTHEPEWRKAGIFDAIKGSTYHIAKITDLILSLVEKWCPETNTFVFPWGEATVTLEDVYVLGGFSPLGVSVSSNSSCLGDDVQQVENKLIMSYRKLKDKCNSLTQLRWQEHFMGCGDELEYAGFLSLWLARHVFPGRSLGAVPQSVFIMAARISCGAKLAFGPVVLASIYRDLTLLKKEVLRSVRGQCNGDSPVLVLSPLHLVQVWAWERFPLLGPVPRMIDCGEVRLARWESHVRKLCDEFDVDMCLDSARENFRWRPYGMVTENWSLPRFYVNSGMWVVVDSDEDWKLFARCLMVGQLWGFDCVQNYNPHRVALQFGFDQDIPESIDICKSSELDCVQNFAGLKLYLPPRLHEGDITSRYFDWWRTGLGQELVLVGCKRKLRTRKRVKRIAKSFDTSDGENSREISPPRDEFSPDLLQICYDIGMEEDEEEELGSTNRCMNDCNKTNISCSKLAGIDQKEGGMEQAEMLLERKQDCDAMYSVCSQLASKHENLDDEIEQVMVRCPLIRSEGALGKSERGVKLEMKSEYLEANIFHVKKPTESNGACKDAPDEALCQDPDTNDGNIPVNSQVTASLPVMDKSDQKSFAARCLEYQSRMNRLERVISALSVYKPT from the coding sequence ATGGCAGAAATAGTATCCTTAGAAACCACCATTATAGAAGAAAGAGTAGAGTTCATGGTTGATCCTGCAACTTCTGAAGTTCCCCAAAACCCAACTGAAAGAACAGGTTATTTTCTAAAACCCTCTTTAAATCTCAATGCATTACCACCTAAACttccaaagattcaatctttttcATCCTCGTCAAACCCGAATGTATTATTTCTTTGCCACTCTACCCCTCTTAAAGGATGGATAACATGGGTAGAGAAATTGAGACAAACCCATGAACCGGAATGGCGAAAAGCCGGTATCTTTGATGCTATTAAGGGTTCTACTTACCACATTGCCAAAATTACTGACCTTATTTTAAGCTTAGTTGAAAAATGGTGTCCTGAGACTAACACCTTTGTTTTTCCATGGGGTGAAGCTACTGTTACATTAGAGGATGTTTATGTCTTGGGTGGTTTTTCGCCTTTGGGTGTTTCTGTTTCGAGTAATAGCTCATGTTTAGGAGACGATGTTCAGCAGGTTGAGAATAAATTGATCATGTCATATCGAAAATTAAAGGATAAATGCAATAGTTTGACTCAATTAAGGTGGCAAGAACATTTTATGGGATGTGGTGATGAATTAGAGTATGCTGGTTTTCTGTCTCTTTGGCTTGCGCGCCATGTTTTCCCAGGAAGGAGTCTCGGGGCTGTTCCGCAGTCAGTTTTCATCATGGCGGCCAGGATTAGTTGTGGAGCTAAACTCGCATTTGGTCCTGTTGTTTTAGCTTCCATCTATAGGGACTTGACCTTGTTGAAAAAGGAAGTCTTGAGATCTGTAAGAGGTCAGTGTAATGGTGACAGTCCAGTCCTTGTGTTATCTCCATTGCATTTAGTTCAGGTTTGGGCTTGGGAGAGGTTTCCGTTGCTAGGACCCGTCCCTAGGATGATTGACTGTGGAGAGGTTAGATTAGCGCGTTGGGAGAGTCATGTTAGGAAATTATGTGATGAATTTGATGTAGATATGTGTCTAGACTCAGCTAGGGAGAATTTTCGATGGCGTCCATATGGCATGGTTACTGAGAATTGGTCATTACCGAGGTTTTATGTCAATTCAGGGATGTGGGTAGTCGTGGATTCCGATGAGGATTGGAAATTATTTGCTAGGTGTTTGATGGTTGGTCAATTGTGGGGATTCGATTGTGTTCAGAATTATAATCCTCATAGGGTGGCTCTCCAATTCGGGTTTGATCAGGATATTCCGGAGTCTATTGATATATGCAAGTCTAGTGAATTGGATTGCGTTCAGAATTTCGCGGGTTTGAAACTGTACCTGCCTCCTCGTTTGCACGAAGGAGATATTACGTCTAGGTACTTTGATTGGTGGAGGACAGGGTTAGGACAGGAACTGGTGCTGGTAGGATGTAAAAGGAAGTTGAGAACTCGGAAAAGAGTAAAGAGAATAGCCAAAAGTTTTGATACAAGTGACGGGGAAAACTCTAGGGAAATATCGCCACCTAGAGATGAATTTTCTCCTGATCTCCTGCAAATCTGTTATGACATTGGTATGGAGGAAGACGAGGAAGAAGAGCTGGGGTCCACCAATCGTTGCATGAATGATTGTAATAAGACCAACATTTCATGTAGCAAATTAGCAGGCATAGATCAGAAAGAAGGCGGTATGGAACAGGCTGAAATGCTTCTTGAAAGAAAGCAAGACTGTGATGCAATGTATTCTGTTTGTTCACAGTTAGCTTCAAAACACGAGAATTTAGACGATGAAATTGAGCAGGTTATGGTTCGGTGTCCACTGATACGGTCTGAAGGGGCCTTGGGAAAGTCTGAGCGCGGTGTGAAACTAGAAATGAAGTCGGAGTATCTAGAGGCTAATATTTTTCATGTCAAAAAACCAACTGAAAGTAATGGAGCTTGTAAAGATGCACCAGATGAAGCATTATGTCAGGACCCAGACACGAATGACGGCAACATTCCAGTTAATAGTCAGGTGACAGCCAGCCTGCCAGTGATGGATAAGTCTGATCAGAAATCGTTTGCAGCTCGTTGTCTTGAGTACCAATCGAGAATGAATAGGCTGGAGCGGGTGATTTCGGCTTTGTCAGTTTATAAACCTACATGA